Proteins co-encoded in one Jeotgalibacillus malaysiensis genomic window:
- a CDS encoding multidrug ABC transporter — translation MKEMLYFLKEMKRFAGRTLYINISAMIIIGLLEGAAIVMLIPMIGLTGIIPFDSSVIPFAGWFDFLGNMPIGTSLLLILSAFLVLAASQYLLHREVGVRNAVIYQGFLKHLRVKTYRELIRSNWLFFISNRRSDLVNALAGEVMKASSGTQAVLQFASSIITTAFQVVLAFILAPVITAFVLLFGGALVFFNRKFLKKSLALGKRNYELQREYMAGITDQMNGMKEIKSNSLESSRLNWFEDLTERMKKEQTDYSRLRATSQTYYKIASSVLIAIFIYVAIMVFSAQLAQLMLIMVIFSRLWPRVAGIQASLEQIATVLPSFKGIQNLQQKCHASAEVEAALADYPALTVKESMKVEDVSFKYQTDQAAFTLQNISITVRANEMTAFVGRSGAGKSTLVDLLMGLNIPDEGRILVDGETLTPEKIQSLRKTISYVPQDPFLFNTSIRSNLLLVKGNATDEELWEALTFASADGFVSRLPEGLDTLIGDRGIKLSGGERQRIVLARAILRKPSVLVLDEATSSLDADSEASIQQAIEKLKGKMTILVIAHRLSTIRNADQVIVLDQGEVIQQGGFKQLAQEKTNLFSHLLQKQMGAS, via the coding sequence ATGAAGGAAATGCTTTATTTTCTAAAGGAAATGAAGAGATTTGCAGGTCGCACACTATATATTAATATTAGCGCCATGATTATCATTGGACTCCTTGAAGGCGCAGCGATCGTCATGCTGATCCCGATGATTGGTCTGACAGGGATTATCCCATTTGACTCATCTGTCATTCCATTTGCCGGATGGTTTGATTTTTTAGGAAATATGCCAATCGGTACATCACTCTTACTTATTTTAAGCGCGTTTCTGGTACTGGCGGCTTCTCAGTATCTGCTGCACAGGGAAGTGGGCGTAAGAAATGCGGTCATTTACCAGGGGTTTTTAAAGCATTTACGTGTTAAAACATACCGGGAGCTGATTCGCTCAAACTGGCTGTTTTTTATCAGTAACAGACGGTCGGATCTGGTGAATGCGTTAGCAGGTGAGGTCATGAAAGCTAGCAGCGGAACGCAGGCGGTTCTGCAGTTTGCGTCATCAATTATCACAACTGCATTCCAAGTGGTTCTTGCATTCATTCTTGCACCAGTCATTACAGCCTTTGTCCTACTCTTTGGAGGCGCATTGGTATTCTTTAACCGAAAGTTTTTAAAGAAATCATTAGCACTCGGGAAAAGAAACTATGAACTTCAAAGGGAATATATGGCCGGGATTACTGATCAGATGAACGGGATGAAGGAAATTAAAAGTAATTCTTTGGAATCATCGAGACTAAATTGGTTTGAAGACCTGACAGAGCGTATGAAAAAAGAACAGACAGATTATTCGCGTCTGAGAGCCACATCACAGACGTATTATAAAATTGCATCTTCCGTGTTAATTGCGATTTTCATTTATGTAGCGATTATGGTGTTCAGCGCGCAGCTCGCACAGCTTATGCTGATCATGGTGATATTCTCGAGGCTGTGGCCAAGAGTAGCTGGCATTCAGGCTTCGCTTGAACAGATTGCAACAGTACTGCCATCATTTAAAGGCATTCAAAACCTGCAGCAGAAATGCCATGCCAGTGCAGAAGTGGAAGCAGCTTTAGCTGACTATCCGGCATTGACTGTAAAAGAATCAATGAAAGTCGAGGACGTATCATTTAAATATCAGACTGATCAGGCAGCATTTACGCTGCAAAATATTTCTATTACAGTCAGGGCGAATGAAATGACCGCGTTTGTCGGTCGGTCAGGTGCAGGTAAGAGTACACTGGTTGACTTGCTAATGGGACTAAATATTCCAGATGAGGGTCGGATTCTTGTAGATGGTGAAACTTTAACGCCCGAAAAGATCCAGTCACTCAGAAAGACAATCAGCTATGTGCCCCAGGATCCATTTCTCTTTAACACTTCAATCCGCAGTAATTTATTGCTTGTAAAAGGCAATGCAACAGATGAAGAGCTGTGGGAAGCACTGACTTTTGCATCAGCAGATGGTTTTGTGAGCAGGCTTCCTGAGGGATTGGATACACTGATTGGTGACCGTGGTATTAAATTGTCAGGTGGAGAACGCCAAAGAATTGTTCTGGCAAGAGCGATTTTAAGAAAACCATCTGTACTCGTCCTGGATGAAGCAACAAGTTCGCTTGACGCTGACAGTGAAGCAAGCATTCAGCAGGCAATAGAAAAGCTGAAGGGCAAAATGACAATCCTGGTAATTGCTCACAGACTCTCGACGATCCGAAACGCTGATCAGGTCATTGTGCTCGATCAGGGAGAAGTCATTCAACAGGGAGGCTTTAAGCAGCTGGCCCAGGAAAAAACCAATTTATTCAGTCATCTTCTGCAAAAGCAGATGGGTGCATCTTAA
- a CDS encoding UDP-glucose 6-dehydrogenase, protein MKVTVIGSGYVGLVTGVCLSDIGHEVKIFDINQHKIKMLESGQVPFYEPGLEKILKRNVKKNNLFFTSQERFAFADTDIVFIAVGTPPGLDGEADLTYVFRAVQNASSYMKENSIIIVKSTVPAGTTEKLNSLCKKLVPNKNLTVASNPEFLREGSAVKDFYKPDRIVIGANNDVIHEKIKSLYALIETEYCLTTPESAEMIKYASNALLAVKISFINEVALLCEEVGADVEEVALGVGKDKRIGSSFLRAGIGYGGSCFPKDTEALIYLASQYNKEMKIVQAAKEVNDRQINWMLDHINQSATQIEHAKIAVLGLAFKPETDDIRESPALRVIDYLLQRKAEVQVFDPKAMPNTKNQYGTTLSYHETVEAAVENTDIVLVLTEWEVIIKHLPAAINSMISKPVIIDGRNCLERIKLNSDIRLVQVGKASEETEFANVEYSINTVSVAKKNIS, encoded by the coding sequence ATGAAGGTAACAGTTATCGGAAGTGGTTATGTAGGTCTGGTCACAGGTGTGTGCCTTTCTGATATTGGACATGAGGTAAAGATTTTTGATATTAACCAGCATAAAATTAAAATGCTGGAATCGGGACAAGTACCTTTTTATGAGCCGGGACTCGAAAAAATTTTAAAAAGAAACGTAAAAAAGAACAATCTTTTCTTCACCTCACAAGAGCGATTTGCATTTGCTGATACAGATATAGTCTTCATAGCTGTCGGGACTCCTCCCGGCCTGGATGGAGAGGCAGACTTAACTTATGTATTTCGAGCAGTACAGAACGCATCATCTTATATGAAAGAAAACAGTATCATTATTGTAAAAAGTACCGTTCCGGCTGGAACAACAGAAAAACTAAATTCATTGTGCAAAAAACTTGTTCCTAATAAAAATCTTACAGTTGCATCTAATCCGGAATTTTTAAGGGAAGGTTCTGCTGTAAAAGACTTTTATAAACCGGATAGAATTGTTATTGGTGCGAATAATGATGTGATTCATGAGAAAATAAAAAGCTTATATGCTCTGATTGAAACAGAATATTGTCTGACCACCCCTGAAAGTGCAGAGATGATTAAATATGCCTCTAATGCACTTTTAGCCGTTAAGATTTCGTTTATTAATGAAGTAGCTTTGTTATGTGAAGAAGTTGGTGCAGATGTCGAAGAAGTTGCCTTGGGTGTTGGGAAAGACAAGCGGATTGGATCAAGCTTTTTACGTGCGGGTATTGGGTATGGTGGATCCTGTTTCCCTAAAGACACTGAGGCTTTAATATATCTGGCAAGTCAATATAACAAAGAAATGAAAATTGTGCAGGCTGCAAAGGAAGTAAATGATCGTCAAATTAACTGGATGCTAGATCATATTAATCAATCCGCTACGCAAATTGAGCATGCAAAAATTGCAGTGCTTGGGCTGGCATTTAAACCGGAGACAGACGATATTCGTGAGTCTCCAGCACTGAGAGTAATCGATTATTTATTGCAAAGAAAAGCAGAAGTGCAAGTTTTCGATCCTAAAGCCATGCCCAATACTAAAAATCAGTATGGAACAACACTTTCTTACCATGAAACAGTAGAAGCTGCCGTTGAAAACACTGATATTGTGTTGGTATTGACAGAATGGGAAGTTATTATCAAACATCTTCCAGCGGCTATTAATAGCATGATTAGCAAACCTGTAATTATAGACGGTAGGAACTGTTTAGAGCGTATTAAATTGAATTCAGATATACGGCTTGTCCAGGTTGGTAAAGCATCTGAAGAAACTGAATTTGCGAATGTCGAATATAGTATAAACACAGTTTCAGTTGCTAAAAAAAATATCTCCTAA
- a CDS encoding NAD-dependent dehydratase — protein MKRILVAGGAGFIGVHLVKKLLEEGHKVICVDNLMTGSKDNIYAFLTNPNYSFIEHDVINPIDVTGRVDEIYNLACPASPPLYQKDPIHTMKTSVLGAINLLELAKKHDAKILQASTSEVYGDPLQHPQPEGYFGNVNPVGTRSCYDEGKRCAETLFIDYHRAHQVKVKIVRIFNTYGPYMDVNDGRVVSNFINQAIRNEDITIYGSGNQTRSFCYVEDLVRGFILMMNSSDTVIGPINLGNPVEYSIDDFAKKIIRMTGSRSERIYQPLPSDDPQLRKPNIDLAKAILNWEPEISVDEGISKTIEYFKALKDYQIRA, from the coding sequence ATGAAAAGAATTCTAGTAGCTGGTGGAGCAGGTTTTATTGGCGTGCACTTAGTAAAGAAATTATTAGAGGAGGGCCACAAAGTAATTTGCGTTGACAATCTTATGACAGGTAGCAAGGATAATATTTATGCATTTCTAACTAACCCTAACTACAGTTTTATTGAACATGATGTAATTAATCCTATAGATGTGACTGGCAGAGTGGATGAGATTTATAACCTAGCGTGTCCGGCAAGCCCACCTTTATATCAAAAGGACCCTATACACACAATGAAAACAAGCGTACTTGGAGCAATCAATTTACTTGAATTAGCAAAAAAACATGATGCCAAAATACTTCAGGCGTCTACATCAGAAGTGTATGGAGATCCTTTACAGCATCCCCAGCCGGAAGGTTACTTTGGTAATGTTAATCCCGTTGGAACAAGAAGTTGTTATGATGAGGGGAAGCGCTGTGCTGAAACATTATTTATTGACTATCATCGTGCCCATCAGGTCAAAGTGAAAATAGTCAGGATCTTTAATACGTATGGACCTTATATGGATGTGAATGATGGAAGAGTAGTAAGTAATTTTATAAACCAGGCGATCAGAAACGAAGATATCACTATATATGGAAGTGGTAATCAAACCAGATCTTTTTGTTATGTGGAAGATTTGGTGAGGGGTTTTATTCTGATGATGAATTCATCTGATACAGTTATAGGTCCAATAAACCTTGGAAACCCTGTCGAATATTCGATTGATGATTTTGCAAAGAAAATTATTCGTATGACGGGATCACGTTCAGAGAGGATTTATCAGCCGTTACCATCAGATGACCCGCAGTTAAGAAAACCTAACATAGACCTTGCTAAAGCCATATTAAATTGGGAGCCTGAGATTTCAGTTGATGAAGGTATTTCGAAAACGATAGAGTATTTTAAAGCGCTAAAAGATTATCAAATCAGGGCTTAG